The following is a genomic window from Nitrospirota bacterium.
AAATGGATTCGCTTACTAAAACCACCAAGCTTTTCAAAGCATTCTTTCCGAATAACCACAGACGGCGGATTGACAGGATTATAGCCGAGAAGACTCTTCCTCAGAAAGGACAAACCGGTTTCCACAAAATCATTAGATTCAATAAAGTGGGCGTTTTTTTTTGTAATGTATCCATTCTCATCTATTATGTGAAAGTTTGAGTGAACCATTCCCACTCTCTCGTTACGGTCAAGGGCTTCAACTTTAAATGCTAAATTCTCCGGCAGCATGCGGTCATCATCATGAAAAATTGTAATGTATTTACCCTTTGCCGAAGCGAGACAGCTATTCCAATTATCTACTAATCCGACATTCTTTTCCTTCCTGATATGAATAATCCTGCAATCCTTGAATGAAGTTATAACGGCTGCTGTTGAGTCACCTGAGGCATTGTCAGAGATGATGAGCTCATAATCTCTGAAGGTCTGCTCAAGGACGCTTTCCATTGCCAGCTTCAGAAGATCGGGACGATTATAAGTCGGGATGCAGACACTAACCTTGGGCGTTTTAGCGCTCATAAATAAGAGTCCATTGCAAGAAACGCTTTATTAATTTTATATAGTATCCTATTGAAAAGATTGCTTGTGATATCTTATTCATATCATCTTTCTACCGGATGAATACACATTAGGTACACGAATTTCCCCCCGCCTTGCTCTACCATGTTTCAACATTTCAGCGATTGTAACAAACTGAAATTGACCGCTATATTCTTCAAGCAGAAGTCTTACTAAATCTACCATAACATCCCGACTGAGGTTTACGTTTTCTTTAATAATTTTATGCTTGGGATTCCCTTTATCATAAATGGTATCGTGAAACAGAATAATTGATC
Proteins encoded in this region:
- a CDS encoding glycosyltransferase, whose translation is MSAKTPKVSVCIPTYNRPDLLKLAMESVLEQTFRDYELIISDNASGDSTAAVITSFKDCRIIHIRKEKNVGLVDNWNSCLASAKGKYITIFHDDDRMLPENLAFKVEALDRNERVGMVHSNFHIIDENGYITKKNAHFIESNDFVETGLSFLRKSLLGYNPVNPPSVVIRKECFEKLGGFSKRIHFTTDLEYWMRIAMHYDVTYLARPLIEYRMYHKDGWTSSKYLTLIDGDTFSNINGLLDEYTTRKIILNQTRNILNDWKYLNGSVRNRMIGSVNRVVEKQFLVHGEKGEAIKSVFRVCKAFPDLLYDISMTRLIVKTLMGLQMTGVLKRLLMNPLDDNHKKKIS